The DNA segment TAAATTAAAGCGGGAAGCGGTCTTTACCCTCAGCGCTTTATTTGCAGGTGTGGCAAGTACCGTTGTCAAGATTTTGGTAGACCGCCCCAGACCTGCCGCACCTTTAGTACATGTTCTTGAAAAGACAGTGCAACAGAGTTTCCCCAGTGGCCATGTGAACTTCTATGTGGTCTTTTTTGGATTTTTAATCGTCATGATGTACCATGTAAAAACCATACCTTTCATTTTGAGAGCAATGGTTATTACTATTTGTATACTGCTGATTTTACTCATTCCCATATCAAGAGTATATCAGGGAGCCCATTGGTTTACGGATGTAATTGGAGGAAGTTTACTGGGCAGTCTGCTGTTGTCTGCCAACAGCTATTTTTATTTCAAGGTTAAAGCGCAGGAAATCTAAGGAAATTCCAAAATCACCCTGGTATTTCTAACGGAATTTCGGAGAAATCTGTCTGAATCGTGTCCCGAAAATTACTAACATTTGTGAGCTTAAAATTTATTTTTCACTAAAATCATACTTTAAACGTTTTAAAGAAATTTCAGACAAAACACTATCAAAAG comes from the Pedobacter sp. FW305-3-2-15-E-R2A2 genome and includes:
- a CDS encoding phosphatase PAP2 family protein, whose amino-acid sequence is MNKQRKLILISLLISGLLAFVLLTVFIVYMPLSSLDKNFSIAIQSYQGPILDPIMKFISFIGVMPYSLIMVLLTALLFFLFKLKREAVFTLSALFAGVASTVVKILVDRPRPAAPLVHVLEKTVQQSFPSGHVNFYVVFFGFLIVMMYHVKTIPFILRAMVITICILLILLIPISRVYQGAHWFTDVIGGSLLGSLLLSANSYFYFKVKAQEI